A genome region from Megalobrama amblycephala isolate DHTTF-2021 linkage group LG18, ASM1881202v1, whole genome shotgun sequence includes the following:
- the serpinb1l3 gene encoding serpin peptidase inhibitor, clade B (ovalbumin), member 1, like 3, translating to MEHLSAAQTRFALNLFQKIRDGNASGNVFYSPLSISAALSMLSLGAGGNTASQMTRTLQFPEAEGEIHAGFTKLLSEMNKAGAPYALSLANRLYGEQSYRFVEKFLSDTKSLYQAELETVDFIGQADAARVDINSWVEKQTQEKIKDLLAEGDVDSLTRLVLVNAIYFKGNWERKFREEQTRDDQFKLNKNESKPVRMMFQKAKFPLAFIPEMNCQILELPYVGKELSMLIMLPNAMEDDTTGLQKLESALTYENFMEWTRPDMMDLLEVEVSLPRFKMEETYNMNDLLISLGMVDAFDLQKADFTGMSPSNDLVLSKVVHKSFVEVNEEGTEAAAATGAIMMMRCLMRPERFCADHPFLFFIRHNPSKSVLFYGRVCSP from the exons ATGGAGCATCTGTCAGCAGCGCAGACGCGGTTCGCCCTCAATCTGTTCCAGAAGATCCGCGATGGAAACGCGTCAGGAAACGTCTTCTACTCTCCTCTCAGCATCTCTGCTGCTCTCTCCATGCTGTCTCTCGGGGCAGGAGGAAACACGGCGTCTCAGATGACCCGG ACTTTGCAGTTTCCCGAAGCGGAGGGTGAAATCCACGCTGGCTTCACCAAGCTCCTGAGCGAGATGAACAAAGCAGGAGCTCCGTACGCGCTGAGTCTCGCCAACCGCCTCTACGGAGAGCAGTCCTACCGATTTGTTGAG AAATTTCTCAGTGACACAAAGAGCCTGTATCAGGCTGAACTGGAGACGGTGGACTTCATCGGTCAGGCGGACGCGGCGCGGGTCGACATCAACAGCTGGGTGGAGAAACAGACACAAG AGAAGATCAAGGACCTGCTGGCAGAAGGGGACGTGGATTCACTGACCAGACTGGTGCTGGTGAACGCCATCTACTTCAAGGGCAACTGGGAGAGGAAGTTCAGAGAGGAACAGACCCGAGACGATCAGTTCAAGCTGAACAAG AATGAATCGAAGCCAGTGCGGATGATGTTCCAGAAGGCCAAGTTTCCTCTGGCCTTCATTCCTGAAATGAACTGTCAGATTCTCGAGCTGCCGTATGTGGGGAAAGAGCTCAGTATGCTGATCATGCTTCCCAACGCCATGGAGGACGACACCACCGGCCTTCAGAAG CTGGAGAGCGCGCTGACCTACGAGAACTTCATGGAGTGGACCCGACCTGACATGATGGATCTTCTGGAAGTCGAAGTGTCTCTGCCCAGATTCAAGATGGAGGAAACCTATAACATGAACGATCTTCTGATCAGCCTGGGAATGGTGGATGCGTTTGACTTGCAGAAAGCCGATTTTACAGGAATGTCCCCCAGCAACGATCTGGTGCTGTCTAAGGTGGTGCATAAGTCCTTTGTTGAAGTGAATGAAGAGGGGACGGAGGCGGCTGCAGCCACCGGTGCCATCATGATGATGCGCTGCCTGATGCGTCCAGAGCGCTTTTGCGCCGATCACCCTTTCCTCTTCTTCATACGCCACAATCCCTCTAAGAGCGTTCTGTTCTACGGACGCGTCTGCTCTCCTTGA